AGAGACGGTGCACCTTATTAGCGCTAAAGAGGCGAGGGAAAATGCTTCTGGCGAAAAGCGAGCGAATTAACGGCAGGTTGCGTTATCAAACACTTCTCGGACACACGAAAGATGTGTTGCACCTGGTCAACGAACTCACGAAATGCCCGGGTTTCAGCCTTTTTTGCAGTCGCCACTCTCTCAATGAGACCGAGGCTCGCAAAGCACTTTTGGGTATTGCAGCTTTACATGACATTGGCAAGGCGACGAAACCCTTCCAGAAAGCGATTTGCGAAGGCAAACGCCTTTCGGATATACCTCATGCCCTCATCGCTTTGCCTTGCGCCTGCGAAGTGTGGAAGCAACTGAGACTCCCAAGTCTTTACGGCGACTTGGGTTTACCGATGGTCGAAATGCTTGTCGTTGTTGCTCATCATGCCTTGCTTTACGATGACTTGTATCAAAGAGCTATTAAACATTCGCAGCGCCTGGAATACGAACCGGAAGCGGAAAGCGTGCTATCGGAAATCCTTTCCTGGGCTGTCCAACAGTTTGACTTGTCAGGGCTCGGGACCCTTCGCTCATTACCTTTCAACGAATGGTCAAAGTGGGAACTGAAAAGTTGCGCCATAGCCCTTTCCCGATTTCGTGATCAAAACCGAAAAATTAAAGCGTCTTCAGACCTTGCATCACTTGCAAAGTTGAAAGCAGTCTACACTTTCGCTCTGGCTTATTTGAAGTTTGCGGATTACTGGGCAAGTCGAAACTTTTCGGAGCAAGCAGGAAAGCTGTCTGAAAAAATTGTAAATGAACTTTTGCCGGCTTTGCCTGACTGGCATCTTCCCTGCGATGCAAGAGAGCGAGTTTGGAGTAAGCTAACCGGAGGTGGCAGTAAGCCCTACTCCTTCCAGACCCAATTGGACCGGACCGAAGCGGAACGAGTGATCGTGCTGGCACCCTGCGGGCGCGGTAAAACTGAAGGGGCTTTACTATGGTTCTTGCGTCAGCGAATGCTTGACAAGTGCGAAAGGCTTATCATCGCGATGCCTACACAAGTTACTTCAAATGCCATGCGAGAAAGGCTTGTATCTCTTTTTGGTGATAATGTCGTTGGGCTTTATCACGGTCGTAGCCTGCTGGAACACCGTGAATTGGTGCAATTAAGAGTGGTGCAAACGGATGAAGGCGATGACCTTGATCCAGAAATCGAGCAGGAACTTGCTCGAAGTGAAAACTTCTGGAGCGAGGTCTTCGCCAAGCCCATAACGGTAACAACTGCCGACCATTTGCTTTTCACTTTCGTTCACGGCTATCGCCAAGCTGACTTCGCCCTTGGTTGTTTACAGACTGCAGCCGTTGTTTTTGATGAGGTGCACTGTTACGACCGGAGAATGCTGGCCGAATTGCGAGAACTCTTCAAACTATTGCGGGAGATGAAAATCCCGCACCTTATCATGAGCGGAACCCTCCCGGAGTTTCTGGTAAGTGAAACTCGTATCGGGGATTACGAACGCGTAATCGATAACGAGGGACTAACTCACAAGCCCTTCATTCTACGGAAGCGGAATGAGGGGATGTTCGTTCGGGTTGAAGGAGACGATGGAGGAAACCTGAATCCTAATAACGAGATTGTTGGAGAAGTTATTGAAGGCTTCAAACGGGGTCTTTGTCAGTTTGTCATCGTCAACACGGTCAGAAAGGCTCAAATGTTTTACCGTGCTCTCAAAGAGCGCATTGATGAAAATGAGCGACTCTGGTGCCTGCATTCTCGCTTTTGCTACGCCCACCGGAGAGAAAAGGAACAGAGGATCACGGAACTGCTCCGGGAAAAGGTTCGCCCGTTAATCTTGGTGGCGACACAGGTTATCGAAGTGAGCCTTGACATCTCTTGCGACCGCATGTTTACCGAGCTTGCACCGATTGATGCATTAGGACAACGGGCGGGGAGGCTCCATCGTGGCGCCGCTGAGCCTGAAGGGTTTGAATTACTGGTATTTAGCGTGCAGGATCCTCAACCCTATTGTATTTCCCACAGGCGAGACCCGCTCCCTGAACTGAACAGAACATGGCAGGTGCTTCAGGATAACCTGCCGGTTTCCTACGGGTGGCTTAAAGAGCAGTGCGACCTAGTTTACGCAGATGCACGGTTAGGAATGGCACAAATTGACGAGCTTTTCAAGGCTTGTACTTTGTTTGGATTAAACCACAATGAAATTCGGTTCAGCGAAGAAGAAGGCAAGGTTTACCGCCCACGAGATATCGTGATGCCCACCATTGATGTAATCCCGGAAGCGGTTTTCACGGAATTAGGCGACGAAGGTTGTCAGTCGATTTACCTCGCACCTGTTCCGGTCTGGTGGCTCATGAAGTCAAACCGTGAACGCTTAAAATTGTTTTATCTACACGAGGCCGGCAAAAAGAAGTGGCTCCTATGTGCAATACCTTATGACCCGGAAACGGGATTTGCTTCCGATTTCTTGGCCATTTCTTCTTGACCGGTTGACCGGCGTGCGTGTTTGT
This Thermodesulforhabdus norvegica DNA region includes the following protein-coding sequences:
- a CDS encoding CRISPR-associated helicase/endonuclease Cas3, with the translated sequence MLLAKSERINGRLRYQTLLGHTKDVLHLVNELTKCPGFSLFCSRHSLNETEARKALLGIAALHDIGKATKPFQKAICEGKRLSDIPHALIALPCACEVWKQLRLPSLYGDLGLPMVEMLVVVAHHALLYDDLYQRAIKHSQRLEYEPEAESVLSEILSWAVQQFDLSGLGTLRSLPFNEWSKWELKSCAIALSRFRDQNRKIKASSDLASLAKLKAVYTFALAYLKFADYWASRNFSEQAGKLSEKIVNELLPALPDWHLPCDARERVWSKLTGGGSKPYSFQTQLDRTEAERVIVLAPCGRGKTEGALLWFLRQRMLDKCERLIIAMPTQVTSNAMRERLVSLFGDNVVGLYHGRSLLEHRELVQLRVVQTDEGDDLDPEIEQELARSENFWSEVFAKPITVTTADHLLFTFVHGYRQADFALGCLQTAAVVFDEVHCYDRRMLAELRELFKLLREMKIPHLIMSGTLPEFLVSETRIGDYERVIDNEGLTHKPFILRKRNEGMFVRVEGDDGGNLNPNNEIVGEVIEGFKRGLCQFVIVNTVRKAQMFYRALKERIDENERLWCLHSRFCYAHRREKEQRITELLREKVRPLILVATQVIEVSLDISCDRMFTELAPIDALGQRAGRLHRGAAEPEGFELLVFSVQDPQPYCISHRRDPLPELNRTWQVLQDNLPVSYGWLKEQCDLVYADARLGMAQIDELFKACTLFGLNHNEIRFSEEEGKVYRPRDIVMPTIDVIPEAVFTELGDEGCQSIYLAPVPVWWLMKSNRERLKLFYLHEAGKKKWLLCAIPYDPETGFASDFLAISS